A region from the Sander vitreus isolate 19-12246 chromosome 1, sanVit1, whole genome shotgun sequence genome encodes:
- the stard5 gene encoding stAR-related lipid transfer protein 5 isoform X4, which produces MRPGGKSARNRYKGEGIVSGSPEKVWECLKPVPSGLRVKWDNNVKRFELLEQITEDISICRTVTPSAAMGIIAPRDFVDVILVKQYEDGTISSNATNVSHSGCPPQSGYVRGFNHPCGCVCVPIAGEPNKTQVFSFFQTDLGGFLPRSVVDSFFPSSMAEFYSNLSKAVKSLKGL; this is translated from the exons TTATAAGGGCGAGGGGATTGTCAGCGGCAGCCCGGAGAAAGTGTGGGAGTGTCTGAAACCAGTACCCAGTGGGCTCAGAGTCAAGTGGGACAACAATGTCAAAAGGTTCGAGCTTTTGGAACAAATCACGGAG GACATCTCTATCTGCCGAACAGTCACGCCCTCAGCAGCTATGGGCATCATAGCTCCACGAGACTTTGTAGATGTTATTTTAGTCAAGCAATACGAGGATGGCACCATTTCATCAAATG CCACCAATGTGAGTCACTCGGGCTGTCCTCCCcagtctggctatgtgagaggATTCAATCATCCATGTGGTTGCGTCTGTGTTCCTATCGCAGG AGAGCCCAACAAAACCCAGGTGTTCAGCTTCTTCCAGACGGACCTGGGTGGCTTTCTCCCTCGCTCCGTGGTCGACTCATTCTTCCCATCCAGCATGGCGGAGTTCTACAGCAACCTGAGCAAGGCTGTCAAGTCCCTCAAGGGCCTTTGA